The genomic interval tgatttaaataaatttcaaatttgtttatcatgaaacatatattaaacaaaattcaataagcgacaagatatatataataaaccttCAAATTGTGTGAATTAGTGGAACAACAACAGAATTGTTTTTGTATGGcatcaaaacacatttgcaTGTGACTTCTTGCAATCTAACTGTAGCAATATCATCACACAGTTGGGAAACTTTGAACACTCTTAAATCTGAGGAATGAAGGGGCTCTGTGTAAAAGGAGCTGACAACATGAGACCTAAACCATTGTACAACAAAGACTCTGTCAACTGATTCCTCAGATGGTGTCAAAATGTTTCTGACCAGACCAACCTTTTCACCACAGAGAATACAATTATCTCCCTTTTCGGTCGAAATTACAAAACCAGGAAAAATGGCCTCTTCAAATTGACAATGATCAACAAACTCACGAATGCGTGGACCATTATTATGCCTTTTCTTCACAATTCCTGTATTTGGAATGATCAGCTCTCTTGTAGCATTTGACTTCTCAGACAACCTTCTGATGACTTGCTGAAGAGGGTAGTTAGGTTTACGAACAAGCTTTTTCAAATTCCCTAAATAGCTTTCAAAAGGAAAGCTTGAGTAGCTGTCAAGTTCACCAAACCTCATAACATCATCTGCTAAATGGACTAAACCGTGAACATTGTACACATACTGGTCTTCTCCATATaaatgaccaaactgtctcacaAATGTTATGAGAAGTTCATTTGCAAAGTCCTTATAATGCCGACATAAAACTGGGCTTGATAGACAATATATGGAAACACACAGTAACCTGAAATGTTCATACATTTCTTTTGACAAAATTCCTTTGAGTGCAACTTGACCAGTGTATACTAAAAACATTCGAAACTCTGTAGCCTTCCATCTGTCTATTTCATGCAAAGACCGACCTTTTCTAAGAAACTCTTTTGGCAAGAATGACCCAAGATGAGAGATTCGGTCGGAAACACGCGAAATGAATATTGAGCCTTGCCTAGCAACCCCTCTTGTCCAAAGCAAAAGAAGCCTTTTCATAACTCCCAAACACACAAGATGCATGTAGTCTAGAGGAAACTGGCTAACTAGACCTAAACCTGATCGGGAAAGTGGGGATTGACCTATGTGATGATCAGCATATTCCATTTCGTCAAACTGAACATCTGTTCGCAGAGTTGAATTTGTCTCTGTAAATGTAACACTGTGGTTTATGTACCTTCCTCTTTGTATACATTTATCACATCCATAATACCCAGAGTGACCTTTATTTTGCTTGACATATGCTCTAGCTGGGGTATCACAAACTACACAAGAAATTTCCACTTGAATAACCCGGTCTGTTTGTGGCACTTTCATACCAGAATGTTTcattacagtgatgtcattgaccAACCGTTGTAGGTAATTGTTTACACTATTGGGTTTTTCCTTTCCAAGGTAAATCCCAATAGGAAATGGCTTAGAAACAAAAGGGCGACATATTCTGCCTAATATAGGCCAAAACTGTGTGCTTGAGCTTTTGAACAAAGGTAAACCATCAATGTTGAGCTGTACTTGTACTAGAGGTATGTCACCTATATCCAATACGGTTTGAAGTTGAATCTGTTCCAACAAACAGTTTTCTAGACCAAAATGATGGTAAGAACCAGTACCAATACTCTCTATTtcgtaatttatttttgttttaagtagtGTGCGTGGATCTTTTGGCAGATTAGGATGGAATTTTCTTAACTTTCCAAGGAGATCTCTTACTGCATTTATTGGGATATTGAACAGTGAAACCCAGACACGCAGATCATCTTCAAGTTCTGAATCATCCAATGTGTCATCTGACGAGTCAGAATCAAAATCTGAAAGACACCTATTCTCACATGCAGCATCTATATCAAAGATGCTGTCGTCAGTAACAGAGGGGCAAATTTGACCTAACCTAGTAGATACTCTCGACTCGTTTTCAACAGTATCCTCATGGACAGTGAGGTCACATTCAAATGCAGACACTGACTGTTGAATATGACccagatttgaaaacaaactttcTTCACTATGCTGAGAAGAGTCCCCTGATGGTGAAACTGCGCTAGGGTCAGAATTTTTATTATGATCATCATGTGCATTGGAAAGGTCCAGCTGAATTGAAGATAAATGTTTAGCAACCTTTGATTTTACACTACGATAGTCCTTATAATATTTAGCATCCttcataatgaaacaaaaaagctAAATAAGCAGCAGAAAATGTACTAAAAATTTGAACAAGAAAGCTCAAATTCAACTAATCACAACGGTTTTTGGGATTCAAAACTTTACACTGCTTACATTAAGCAGAGAAGGGCATATTGCATTTCTACCATATCATGAAATCAAAGTCCAAATTTAGAAAGGAGAGCAAGCCAGAAAACGTGGATTAGATAACAAAAAATGTGTCAAttgcgtaaatatatatacaagtgGTAAACggtaatttaaaacagaaacaaaatttcaaaaaataaatataaaatctacTGCAATGCCCAAAATCTCGTATTCAACGATGGATTATTCAATTTCCAGAATCGCGAAAATAGGTTACAAAAGGTGAATCAGATTAATTACCATTCATTCGTGATAtttcaacaattaaaatattgtttaaagacGTTGGTAATTATAATAGGGAATACCtctaatacataattatgtcagGACTTCCCGGGAGCTtggtttatttataaaaacgatTTGATTTTCGAAACCAATATTTACCGATCTTGTTTCTGGCGGCACAGGAAATTCGTGATACGCATGCGcggattttgtattttttttgtattataaaaaattTAAACGTGCCATTTATACACGCAATGAGTTGGCAGAATGGGAAACTATTTTTGTCATAATGCCTACGAAacgaaaaaagaaaagataaaatatcTTTTCTTATACACCcgtaaacattttgtattttcatatgGGCTACCCAAATGGGTCCCTCATGGGTCCCATAAGGATACACGTGCGTTTTTATCTGATCCGTGTGactttaataaacaatgaaaacacattAAGCTATGTTTTTTACTACATGCAGCAGTATGAAGGGACCCTCGATCATGGGTACgacccatatatatatatatatatatatataatatatataattataggcCTAGCCCAGATGGGGCCCACATGGGACCCATAAGGGTAaccataaaaattatttttcgtttttctcATCGATCTCGAGATTCTGtgtcaaaagaaaaacattttgaaataatatcaaaacttaTATTTCTCAAACGCATTGTCCTTGCAATGATCAGGTTTTTTTCACTATACATCTGTATAAGGGACCCACAAGGGTCCCATATGGGCATTCCCATGTGGGCCGAGCCCATATGGGACCCACATGGGGCCAATAtaggtacatgtacaaacaatgtgtgcatttttttttcacccGAGTGCCTcgaaacaatacaaaaacaacataactttGATAACTGCAAGCAATACTCGGGATGAGTGtcagaaatatcatttttatactaCATAGCAGCATATGGGACCCTAATGGGTCCCATATAGGCCAACCCATATAAGCAGAGCCCATATGGGACCCACAGAGGACCCATAAGGGCAAACAAAAGAATACTATCTGCGTTTTTCATCATCTGAGTGACTTACACCCAtctcaaaacatataaatatctatttcCTAAACACATATTTGTTGCATTGGTCAGTGTTTTACTTCATATCGACATAAGGGACCCTCATGGGTCCCATATGGGCAAGCCCATATGGGCGTTGCCCTTATGGGACCCATATTGGTCCTTTATGGGCAAGCCCATATGGGCTTGCCCACATACAgcccatatgggacccatatgtGCATGTTTGCTGGGAATGCATTGATCAAGACTGTGTACAGTATATTGTTGTTCAGGactaaacatgatatattttaacccACTGTACACGAGTTTACACAAATATATGCAGATAACACAACGGTTAGACGCTATATGCGTCTACTACAAGTACCTGCATGACATGGCACTCATAATGTAGTCATCATGAACATACCTTTACACGTACATGTAGGGTTTTAGTATTTTACTCACGTTATTACTAATGTGTAAAAAATTGACAAGGATAGTGAATGTCAAATACAATTAAACTGATATAAAGGGGATATTATGATTTTTCCTGGtaacctgtatcacgtcgagttcggtgtgtaaacacttATCCGTCGAGGTCCGCAGGTCGagacggatacgtgtttactCTCCGAACAAGATGTGATGCAGGtaaccagaaaagcgtcctgtCGTAATATTCCATGTATTATATAccttactattattattttttcggtttcaatttgatttaaatttaccgctaTCAGTCAAATGTCTAAATATGGAATGGCTTGCGCGTATGAATATGTTACGTACTTTTGTGTATtaaagtcaagggaggctactccagcaaaacaaatcagaggctgtagaattcactttattgagcaaaataagaagaaaatgttCTATATCTACGAatcttatcatttaaaaaaaaaatatgcagaaCTGAAGGAAGTCAATGGCTATAACCATCGATGTCGATAATTCGCCTTgtttgtattggcgagctgctcatatttataattatgttatcgAATTGGCCAACAACTAGTTGTCAAGATAGATcggaagtgttctctgcttcgtgcttatcctcatgtTTATTTGAATACCATGTTCCTAAATATTAACATGCTGCTGGTGACGTTAGTAAAATTAGGTAATgttatttatcttaaatttgacaggttttaccagttATTTTTGTCACGCTTTTTTTGCGACCTGAAAGTAGTTCCTAGAGTAGACAACACACGTACTAGCATGATACGGAGTCAGAAAACGACCGTATGGTGATACGGATTCTTCAATACGgtgtgctgtattttcactgttgggtATGAAAAAGGAAACTGATAtgcataataaatgttttttattaatatcgATTAATATCGACCACTGGCTCACAAAAAATGGTTTGATAAGCATAAAGCAATAGTCGTAAAACATcgcaaagaaaacattttttttcttcttccatttgaaaagaaatcgacctggtttatgtttacaacattttacagcaaaaataaaaatatgtgcAAGCGTTAATATGCATGTCTGATAAGAAAACTATTGCCACGCCAATCTACATTTTTGTCACTAAAACATATCATTCCTCTCTCGTGGCGATAGATTCAAGATgcaagatttatatccaaaatATCCAGAATGTCATGGAGCTTGtggacaaaataaatatacaaaacagtgtcaTCGGTCGatgcatatattttacaaacataaacaataaatcaaaataatactaACTATCTAAAAAGCATATACATCAAATACATACTTTTAGTAAgtcaaaatgtttctttatgtcatctctttataaaaaaaaatattctcgATTGTTTAAAACCTTACAATGTAAATGTACAATACTCATAAAAAACGAAcgtttaattcattttgtagaTATAatgtttttctcccacctcagataagtagatcaaaaaatttgaccatgctagaaattcttatcttgcccacgggcaaagatgaAACAAGTACccatatggaactccttttttattgtcatcacacaattacctccatGTAAAAATAATGCTGCACACTCcccaaaactatttaaagaacgatttgactatttacaaaatctgaatcactgcgcgcatatccatgacaaccacgaattatcacatatctatacgcacaTTAATTTCACTACACACAAAAGAGTTTCAGTGAAAATAcagttttgctttattttgtttatctgagGTGAGAGGAAAAGCATCTTCCATAGCCACACCATCGGCCATGGAAGAAACTTATAATCTACAACAACCGTACTATGGGATgaaatttatattaacaaatatctGTAACTCCCTACATCTGACAACCTATACAAAACGAATATATTGGGAGCTTTAGGGAAATAACTAAATCTTTAAAATTTTCGTTTGAAATATTCTTACCTGAAACAAGCCAgattagtttaaaaaataaaattggtagAATACTGCAGAGAAACATCGTATATAAATGACTTACACAATGAAAACTTTGTGGTAATATGCAGCCTAAGCTTATAAAAATACAGACAGAAAATATTTGTccaaatgaaaatttaaatataattgattcAGCAATcatgtatactttttaaaatgtacttaGTTTGATTCAGATAAGAGTTACTACACTACAAATATCACATACACTATAAATGAAACTATCATTTTCagatttactttaaatatgttaCAGTAATTCTATCTATATATAAgtatttcatacatgtataataatcaAGTGAATGTTATTCGTAAGTAACTAAATGTACAATATCAAAAACGTTACATGAATAAAATCGAAAAGGCACACAATACACATATAATAATTAGGACGCAAACATGTCAACTGATCTAACTAAACATGCACTGTAAACATACATACTAGGTTTTCTTAACAGGTTCTCCTGATTAgctgtatttaattattttttttgcgtaTTTGGTGTACATCTAAAACAATGTGGTATATAAATGCGTGTTATATATATCAGAGTATTGACCACATTTAAGAATAAAGTGGTATTCGTCTTCTAAGACTAGGCATATGTAAATTTTCCTCTCATTAGCAGGTATAGGATCGTGCTTCACCAATCTTCCACTCTCAATCTTAAATATATGTGCAGATACACGTAACCTCGATAAACTAAATCGAACTATTAAATTATGCATGAGATTTATTAAGATTGAAGTCTAAAACATGccatattgttataaaacaatgctCTCCTTGAGCTTCTTGTTTGGAAAAAGTATCATTTAGTATCTGCTAGATATAACCaagaaataatttatcatttccTACTTCTGGAAAGAACCATACATCATAAAAACGAAGTGAACTAAACAAATCTCGAAATAACGAACTTTTCTGTTGGCGTATCTTTCACagatattcaataaagtaaaataaaaataaaaatattacatttacgTTATAACTTAACCCAATACTTTGCAATAATACGGCATCTAATTGCCTAGAATGTACACGTCATAGCTCGCCATAAAATTCATTCTGTGTATTGTTACCACCCAACAATATTTTACAGTATTGCATAAGTTTTTGCTCTGTGACATTGCTTTAAAAACGTTTCTTCCATAATTAAGAATGggtgaaataaatttataaaacaaatcaaactaaTAATAAGTCCTTAAACAATACCTGTTCATcttaagatttgtttttaaagccTGACCTGCGGTTGCATCGTGTAATGAAAAACTATTAAACAGTGAGCAAAGGGGCGTCGTGTTTATACTTGGCTTAAATACTTCAAAATTAGCTCAAATGTGCTAAAGTTCTACTTAAAATTACTATTTATTGACCCGctttcaaacgttttttttaatttaactgaACTTTCAAATTGTAAAGCGTGGAATTTAGTGTAGAGCAAAACTCCCTTTCAAACAATTGAACGTTTCTGGCACAAGCAATTAAACAGTGTGTACTGTTTCACCCAAAGACTCAAATTGTATCTAACTTAGACAGGTTAGTTAGACAAATATACAATGACATCAAACGTCAAGATGGCATTGAAACGCGTTCTTAGATTAACTAGAGGGGTCGCTAAAAGGTGGTGATTTATGTTTGCCCAGTAACGCTTTGATTATCTGCGCTTTCTCCTATTATATCTGTAGGTCTTACAGGAAACTCATGAACTGTTTTTACAGCTGTTTCATTCCAATCATCAGGAGAAGGATTAGTATCGCTATTGGCAAACATATTATTACAGAGAAAGTCTCTGTTTTGAGATATACCCAGAAAGGCGTTGCAACTTTCGTTACGCGTAGTGTTCGCTTCTTTTGATAGCAACATTTTATGTTCAGTTTCTCTATTAAACGCTGCATAACGAGCACCTATTAATTCTCTTGTTACCTCCCTTTGTTTATTTGAGCAAGTTTTGTTCCTTTTACCATTTGTAGCGTTGAGTTTCCCTCCCGGAGTTGTAATCGGTGTCTTCCCTATATCGATACATGGCCAAACATGTGTTTTTCTACAGATACAATACATCACAATACCAATGAAAAACACGATGACTGTGACGCCCGAACCAATTAATGACCCTGAAAAATAGATTtccacttatatatatatattattgattaaATTCCAACACACGGACTTGAAGTTCGCTACAATCTTGGTAAAGTACTTGGTCTCCCTTATACGAAGCGTGAAGATGGGTtgtgattttaattatattgtgtTTTCTACTACCAATCGAAAGAGCGTTTACGTCCACTTTGAAGAATTCAACAGCAAGAACTTATCGTTTATGACTAGAACGTGTAAATgccatttcaaaacattttagaaCATATGATTAAAATACTCATTTTATATCAATGGCATTTATTCTTGTGAAACTTACACTGTATTTTCACTCTGTTGGTATCATTTTGTTCCTCGGTGTGTATCATAAGCGGTGCTTTGTCGCTATCATTTTGCTTGGCATCAGGCTCCGAATCTGCAGTACAAAGAGAATGTTCATTGCTTCAGTGTATGTTGGCAAATCAGCACAACACATGtgcaaataaagatatttggaGATAAAAGTTAacgaataaatgtttaaaacaccaCCACCAACTAACACATTACACTGATAattagatatatacatgtatatcatcgaagtacaaaacaataattgtcCATCTGTTTAAAGCATTGATTTTAATAggtcaaattaaaataatttcttcgTCATTTTGAAAGATAAGAGACATTTCGGATAAGTAAAACCGATATCGTTGTTCACCAGTTATAGTAATTATCTAAGAACCTGTTATTGGTATTTACGTGTACGATTTAAAAATATGgtcaatgattgtttttataaagcTTATTCACTTAtgcatcaaatatatttaaaagtaaatttgtattaaatagatattttagatgttgtatatttataacttttgatTTTGAAGCCAAAgtgtatgtataaaaaaatcagccagCTATTCATAGTATATAAAAAGCCAACCATTACTCTGTGTACTTAACATAACGACGTAAATTAACCTTTGGGCACCACTGAGCCTTTGCGAACTGCATAACCTTTATAACAAGCCGTTGTTTTCATGTTGATTGGATTCTGTCCACAGCATGCAGCGGCCTTTCGTGGTATTTTGTCCAGCCAGGCGACTGTACCATTGCAGCAGATCCGCAGTTTTCCGTTGAACTGGGTTTTACCACAGCATATACTTGATTTACCAAatcgccgcttttcaatgtgaTCATCACAACAAATCTCGGTGTCGAGATTCTTGAGCTGTTCCTTAACAATGCAGTGTTCTGAAAAAAAGggttagttttttttcaaatttgattaatttccaaaacattcaaatgagttataaaaatgtatacagATCTCACAAATTAGTCGGGGTTCGTGCGATATCGGATAAGTATTGGTGCTAATATTTCGTAAGAAGGAAACTAGTCCATGTAACTGTAGCGTTAACGCTTTTGCCTAGTATGCTCGTCCCTATAGAAAGGAGTAAAggtcaatatattattttatagctTCTTGGGTTTTGTAAATCGATGTCAGGTCAGAAAAACGgattttgaaaaacaaccaTCTGAACATCTCTATTAGGATTTTCTTCAAATCGAACATAAgtgtttcaaaattaaacattttgttcgTTTAAGAAAATGATGTATACATGACCGACAAGCGGGCTGTAAATCTTGATCACTTGTACGATTTAAACCATGTCATAATATATGTGGCCCTCAAgggtaaacaaaaaatatgaaatataatactATAGCAACCTAGCCAACGACTATCTGTTTTCTGGACAGCTAAATTTCTTGGCGATGGTCGTTGGGTGTTTCTAAGCCGCCTGTGCAGTTTCTTTAATGCTTTACATCGCTTTTGTTTTTGGCGACATTTCTTGCATTGAGTCTCATATTTCGTTTTCCAGCGCTTCATGCAGTCTTTGTAGAATTGTGTACCTTCGGAACGCCTAAAAGTGCGGCAGTAGCTTTTAACTTTACTGTCGAATTCTGAAAAAGCCagtttgtaacatttttaaaatggttaattatggatttctattaaaaaataacaatggtgTGCAAATGGTATAGCATTCTCACTTTATTCTCAGCAacgtttatcataaacataataaaatgagAACTTTCGGGGCAAGTCTGGAAGAAATGCAAACACAGTTAAAGACACAAAGAAAGGGCTCGAacaacactgaacgagagacacagacTTTcatacaccacaaacagaccaaacACACATCAAAAGGCTATATTAATAAATGGCGGGATAAACACATTGTACCAGTTCACCTACCTCGCGCAATCCAAAAACAAGTTAAATGATCAACATTCAATTGTTTGGTAGATCAGTGTTAGAGAGCCTTACCCTTAATAAGGGACTTGGCTTCACATGTGTTCGGCCTTGATGATTCTCTTCCTTCTTCAGGCTAAAACAAAAGATGAACACGAAAAAGGTACAAgcattaatcatttaaattaaagaaataatccGCCGTGTTTAAACCACTACCGGATTAAGGATGAGCTGCCTACAATTGATAAAAACTCGTCAATGAACTAATAATATTCCCTAAGAAAGGAGACGTGGAATGTTGGAAAATTGCATGAAAGCCACTTCAAAACTAAGTGAAGCATAATCAACATACATATAGCGAGTATAAAAACGTACATGAAAATATGTGGTTAACATACACAGTTTGGAATTCACAGTCTGAACGAAAAATCAAAATAAGCCATGTAATACACAATAGCGAAAGGGCCAATGCAACAATTTCTACTATCATATAGCCAGACTGATGAAGAAATGAAACGTCAATTCTGTTAAACCTAGCATGTGATATATTCTTCTAATGACCCCTTTTCCAGATTGTAAAATGATTGATGAAACAGTACATGGCGTATAAAGTGGGCAAAACTAGAAAATCGCTTTATTTGACTGTCCTATCACCCTGACTATATTCATGCACGACTTCTCattgaagcaaaatatatttcgaaCTTATAAGCTCGCATGCGTTAATAAGTATCATGCATAgaacaataaatacaagtaCACGCAGTCAAAGAAAATACTGAGGTTTACAAtggtttaaataatacaatggaaactatcaaTACCAGTagtcaaaaatgtttatttcatatttcagtttacAACGTTTggaaaatatgatttatataatcACCTCGACTTCTGCTGTCTGGTTTGAAGTTTCGCCGTCGACTTCAACTGCCACCATGAAATAAGAAGAAAGATctataaaccttttttaaaccTGCACTTTTCATAGTTCAGTCAGATGGTATCTTATAATATACGTAGATGTTGTGTATTACGTAAGCgtgcaaacaattttaattccaCTGTTCTTGGCTAAACACAAAGCTTAATTAAAGGTTAAaggtatatatgtatatgcaacATTTAACTGCTTGGACTTTGATGTTATTTCATAGAATGTTGGCCTTCAAATTATTAAATCTTTCAATACTGTATTATTCAAAAGGTTTTACCAATGATTCACCTTTCCAAATATCAATGGAAATAGAAAACTACCGATGTATGTATTTCAAGCCATaggtttaagaaataaatcaattatacTATAAAGTTATGCTCTCGCCACGCTATATTTTGGGagtattattgtttatattgtattattagcTGAAAGTTGTTAAAAAGTGTACGTATATAACTTGGTATTTGAATAACCACTGCTTGTGAGctataacatgtatattgtacTGTTTGTGTAAACATgctgacaaaatgtttttaaagtaaactttaaaCTCTATAACATACTGTGACCATCATGCATGAGATATGCTTTCAAGTATACCGGGGGTAGTTTCCtgatatgttataatatttattgattaatgtttgtaaaaacCCGTTGACAGTCTTCTAAATATAGCATTTAATAAGACCTAGTGTGGTATGAATAAAACTTCAGTCATAAGGCATGTATTACCTGCGCAGTGGTATCCCGATGACAAATAGTTTTTGTACagctgttatatatatatgtatatgttcatCATAGGTTATTATTTGTATCCCGAAATCACCAATATCTAGACCatttttgcttcatttaaagcaacatcccttttcagaaaatgttttttttttgctactTAGTGTGTCAAAAGACGATTATTCGAATTGACATAAACAAAAACTAATTGTAGAaagccaaaaataaatttataaacctATTAAATAGAGACTTGAAATATAAGCTTTGTACAAAGAAGTTGAACGAACATAACTAGGAACATGGATACATTAGCGCTAAAGCCTGGCTCCCGCTGTCACATTTTCAGCGAAAAGATCGTATAGGAATCAGTTGTGAACCATCGGGAAAATATGTCCCTAATTTCAGCTTTGTGTACAAATGCTGACGTAAACCCCACGATGGGGATGCGAACCTTGGCGGGTGTGTAACTATTAATGATATTTGTGTAGATATTTCTCATGGTTGTCCATGGTGGCGTAGCTCTGCGAATTCACTTTTGGCTCGGGCATGCACGTGGTTttcaaaaattgcatttttaaaaagtaaacaaataaattttaatctGAAATGCTGTTTTAAATCCAAGATATAGCGGAAAACGCACATTTATACGCATCTTGCAATAACAAAAATCCAGGGAAATCATGCCCCCACCCCTAACCCAACCTGCACattaattgtattatattgtagAGAGGCCCTGTCTACTCACACTAAATCgtcatttaataaatgtaagaATAAACCACGATCATCCAATAAGTCTGTGCGACGATTAATCAACATGGTATTCTAAATGATACACGAGAATGtttactatatttattcatatatacatatcattatacatattgaattttatttgtatatttcatgaaatatgtatatgtttatagacAATGTACTATGTACACgtcgaaataaatatttctgtctgtctgtctgtcttaaTCGTAGGTAGTCGTAGCCAAAATCGTAGCAGCGATAGCCATGCTTAAAGTAGCCATTTAAACGAAGAAATACCATAGAACATATTTCCTTCATTTCCAACAATAAGCGCTGAATTgttcgtttta from Mya arenaria isolate MELC-2E11 chromosome 7, ASM2691426v1 carries:
- the LOC128239954 gene encoding uncharacterized protein LOC128239954 isoform X1; translated protein: MGKLILVLFLVIFATVEVDGETSNQTAEVEPEEGRESSRPNTCEAKSLIKEFDSKVKSYCRTFRRSEGTQFYKDCMKRWKTKYETQCKKCRQKQKRCKALKKLHRRLRNTQRPSPRNLAVQKTDSRWLEHCIVKEQLKNLDTEICCDDHIEKRRFGKSSICCGKTQFNGKLRICCNGTVAWLDKIPRKAAACCGQNPINMKTTACYKGYAVRKGSVVPKDSEPDAKQNDSDKAPLMIHTEEQNDTNRVKIQWSLIGSGVTVIVFFIGIVMYCICRKTHVWPCIDIGKTPITTPGGKLNATNGKRNKTCSNKQREVTRELIGARYAAFNRETEHKMLLSKEANTTRNESCNAFLGISQNRDFLCNNMFANSDTNPSPDDWNETAVKTVHEFPVRPTDIIGESADNQSVTGQT
- the LOC128239954 gene encoding uncharacterized protein LOC128239954 isoform X2; this translates as MGKLILVLFLVIFATVEVDGETSNQTAEVEPEEGRESSRPNTCEAKSLIKEFDSKVKSYCRTFRRSEGTQFYKDCMKRWKTKYETQCKKCRQKQKRCKALKKLHRRLRNTQRPSPRNLAVQKTDSRWLEHCIVKEQLKNLDTEICCDDHIEKRRFGKSSICCGKTQFNGKLRICCNGTVAWLDKIPRKAAACCGQNPINMKTTACYKDSEPDAKQNDSDKAPLMIHTEEQNDTNRVKIQWSLIGSGVTVIVFFIGIVMYCICRKTHVWPCIDIGKTPITTPGGKLNATNGKRNKTCSNKQREVTRELIGARYAAFNRETEHKMLLSKEANTTRNESCNAFLGISQNRDFLCNNMFANSDTNPSPDDWNETAVKTVHEFPVRPTDIIGESADNQSVTGQT